Sequence from the Lysobacter capsici genome:
GCAGCGCGAGGCGCCGGGTCGGGCGACGAGGACGTAATCGCCGCGCGGAAGCTCGTCGCGCACATGGCGAAAGGCGTCGCGCAACACGCGCTTGATGCGGTTGCGGCCGACCGCGTGCGGATCGACCTTGCGCGACACCGCCAGGCCCATGCGCGGCGCGAGGTCCGGATCGGGCTGGAAATGCAAAGCGAGCACGGGCAGCGCCACGCGCCGGCCATGCTTGAAGATTCGGTCGAAATCGGAGCGCGCGCGTACCCGCGC
This genomic interval carries:
- the rnpA gene encoding ribonuclease P protein component is translated as MNSTRFPRTARVRARSDFDRIFKHGRRVALPVLALHFQPDPDLAPRMGLAVSRKVDPHAVGRNRIKRVLRDAFRHVRDELPRGDYVLVARPGASRCSGEELRAAFLSLLKRAAPRPAPALPATAAPGTMPAASPSDPMPDPGPG